One window of the Rhipicephalus microplus isolate Deutch F79 chromosome 2, USDA_Rmic, whole genome shotgun sequence genome contains the following:
- the LOC119170081 gene encoding serine protease 27: MEAGLLLLAIVLWTTEATWAVQCGHRNLLYDTERIVGGSDAGPLEFPWQVSVQVFSSHQCGGVIIDKYWILTAAHCMKYSPFFYKVYVGKDHLFRKELTERYYYVSEIIKHPYYSESTVDYDIALARLDLPLDFVLDDYLSPICLPKPSAYFTGQTCIVTGWGYPRIDGSTTDVLQKTSLDVWKDGDCRKAYEDVNNVTDRMLCAGYEEGGKGPCKGDSGGPLQCVRDDGSWVLAGITSWGISCAAPHRPGVFTRVSAVLDFIYLFTY, translated from the exons ATGGAAGCTGGATTACTCCTACTTGCTATTGTGCTTTGGACCACGGAAGCCA CGTGGGCAGTGCAGTGTGGTCACCGGAACCTGCTGTACGACACCGAGCGCATCGTAGGCGGAAGCGACGCTGGTCCCTTGGAGTTTCCTTGGCAAGTGTCCGTGCAGGTGTTCAGCAGTCACCAGTGCGGGGGTGTCATTATTGACAAGTACTGGATCCTCACCGCTGCGCACTGCATGAA ATACTCGCCGTTTTTTTACAAGGTCTACGTGGGCAAGGACCACTTGTTTCGAAAGGAATTGACGGAACGCTATTATTACGTATCTGAG ATTATAAAGCACCCGTACTACAGCGAATCTACAGTTGATTACGACATTGCTCTCGCAAGGCTCGACTTGCCGCTGGATTTCGTTCTTGACGATTACCTCAGCCCCATTTGTCTGCCAAAGCCATCCGCATATTTCACCGGCCAAACTTGCATCGTAACGGGATGGGGCTACCCAAGAATCG ATGGATCAACGACGGACGTGTTGCAAAAGACGAGCCTCGACGTCTGGAAAGATGGCGACTGTCGAAAAGCTTACGAAGATGTGAACAACGTGACCGACAGAATGTTGTGCGCCGGCTACGAGGAAGGTGGCAAGGGACCGTGCAAG GGAGACTCCGGAGGTCCCCTTCAGTGCGTCCGAGATGATGGATCCTGGGTCTTGGCTGGAATCACTTCGTGGGGAATATCCTGCGCAGCACCGCACAGGCCGGGAGTTTTTACACGTGTTTCAGCCGTGCTTGACTTCATCTACCTCTTCACGTACTGA